The sequence GATATGACGATGCTGTTTGTATTTCTGATTGTTGTCGGGAACAAGCCGCTTGGAAATTATTGGCATGAGACTTTGGGCATGGTGCTTTTTGTTCTGGTCTTTTTGCACAATTACTGGAACAGGCAGTGGTACAAGTCTTTGAGTAAAGGGTCCTGGGGACTGGAGAGGAAGTATACGGCTGCGGTGGACGGGCTTTTGATTGTTTCTTTCCTGGCCGTTCTTGTGACAGCCCCGTTTATTTCCCGCTCTTATTCTCTTGGTTTCAATATTCATTTTCTCGAGGGCATTCATAAGGCGGGCGGTGCTCTTATGCTGGCGGCCATCGGGCTACATTTGGGGATTCACTGGGCGATTTTGAAGCCTCGTTTTGTGAATGGTCTCCATCTTGCTAATGTCTCGGCGGCAGGGATGATTATCCGGCTTGTGGTTCTTGCTGTGGTGCTTGGCGCCATTTACTTTATCCTCCCCTCGGGGACGCGTCCGAATCTGAATCCTTCCGGCGTGTATATCGGTATGCTTGGCCATCTGGTCGATGTCATCGGTATTGCGGCTGTGTCTTACTTCATTCAGATGCATTTAAGGAAATTGGGACGGAAAGCGCCGGCGAAACCCCTGCGTTAACTAAATAATGAGGCGCCCTCTGCGGCGCCTTTTTTATTTTCATTCCCATACATTTCTTCTATAGTTTCTCTGTCATATTTCGCATTTCACATGGCATCTTTCCGCATGCTAAAATAAGGAAAAGAGGTTTTCGGGAGGTTGATTATGAAGCTTCGTATGCTTGTAGCCACGGTGATGCTCGTCATGTTCCTCGCGATTCTGGATTACCGCCAGATCGGGAGTTCGAATCATGAAATCTTCGGTATGATTTTCTTCGTCATCGTTATTTTCCATAATTATTTGAACCGGCAGTGGTACAAGTCTCTTCCGCGCGGGCGCTGGAACTGGGACAGGCGGTTCACGTTTCTGATCGATGTCATCCTCATCGGCTCATTCCTGGCCGTCATGATCACGGCGCCGCTGATTTCTTACAAGCTGTCGCTGGATGTCAATGCACCGCTCATCGTCCACAGGATCCACCGGATCGGCGGTTATGTGATGCTCGTTGCCATCGGGCTGCACCTGGGGATCCACTGGAGTGCGCTTCTTCCTCGTTTCAAGAAGGCTCTCCACTTAGGGAATACGATTACGGTTTCTATTTTCCTTAAGGTGCTTGCCGTGGCACTGGCTGCTGCAGGAATTTACTTCTCGTTTGGATTCCATATTGGAAATCGTATTTTCCTGCTTCCTGTCACGGGGACGCGTATGCGTGCGCCGAATGTGCCTGCTTTCGCTCTCGCCCATCTGACGATTGCGATTCTCTATGCGGAAATTTCCTATTACATGCAGAAGTTCATCAAGTCGAGAGAAAGGAAACCAAGACCGGTCAAGAAATAAAAAAGAAGCTGCAGAAATGTGTAATCATTTCTACAGCTTCTTTTTATTGATTCGTTTTTCAGAACGTATCGTGGGCGGCGTTGTCGTACCAGTGGTACTCTATTTTCCGGCAGACTTCTTCTGCTTTTTCTTTTCCAAGCTGGTCTGCGATGAATCCGACGGCCATGTCGGTGCCTGCGGAGACGCCGGCGGCGGTATAGATATTGCCGTCACGGACCCAGCGGGGTTCTCTTTCCCAGAGGACGCTTGTCCCCTGATTCCTGACCCATTCGAAGGCATTCTTATTGGTCGTTGCATGTCTTCCGTCCAATAAGCCTGCCGCCGCCAGAAGGGCCGATCCCGTGCAGACGGAGAGGATCCATTTCGACTTTGCGGCTAGATCTGTCAATCCCTGAAGGAACCAGTCGTCATTGACCAGTGTCCTTGTCCCCATGCCGCCCGGGACGATGAGGATGTCGGATTCCTCGATATCGAGCATGCGCTCGGTCACGACCATGATGCCCTGGCTGTTTGTCACGATGCCGCCAAGAAGCGATACGGAGCGGATTTCGTATCCATCCAGTTTGGACAGGACTTCTGCCGGGCCAAATGCGTCAAGCGTTTCAAAATCATCAAACATCACAATCGATATCGTCTTCATGGTTTCCCTCTTTTCCTGTTTATCTTATAAGGATAAGACGCGGGGCGCCTTTCTGTCAATCATCCCTTTTCAGGCAACGAAAAAGCCCCGGTCACCCGGAGCTTCCTCGTACGGAACACGGAACAGCTAACAGTAGAACTGACAACTCAAATCCTTACAAAAGCATACAAGTTTCATGAACTATCATTTCACTACAATCTAATCCGGAAAGGAGAAAACGCATGTGTTCCGATTTCGCTGCCTTTACGGCAGTGGTTGGTGAAAGGTCTTCTTACCTTTCAAGTCCATTATAACACTTCACTTATCACATTTCTATATTTCTATCTGTCAATCTTTCTTTAACCTGTGAAAGCAATGGAAAAGAAAGAAGAAACGCCGAACGTTCATGGATGAAAGTTTCATCCCCCGCTGGTCCTTCCAGCAAAAAAGATGTGAAACCCATAGCGGATTCCACATCTTTTTATTTTCAGTCGTCTTTTCTTTCGTCCCAGTAGTCGACTTTCATGCCGATGGTTTCGGAAGTGAAAGGCGTGCCGTCGTTCTTTGCGTAGTGGGCAGCGGCTTTCTTTACGTAGCGGAAGCCGAGGTAGAGCATCGGGACGTTGCAGTACACCATGATGATGTTGGCAAGGTCCGAGAATGCCCAGAGGTTCGAGAGATCGTAGCCGGCGATGCTGCAGGCGATGCCGAATGCGGTGACGAATACGCAGAGCAGGCGGAGAGCAGGCGGAGAACGGTGATGAAAGAACGGGAGCTGGAAATACGGTTCCCGGAGATTTCAGAGAATGTAACGAAGCCCATGACACAGGTGTATGCGAAGAGGCAGAAGCAGATGGAGACCATGACCATGACGAAGGTCTGCAGGAGATC is a genomic window of Veillonellaceae bacterium containing:
- a CDS encoding DUF4405 domain-containing protein; this encodes MKKRFILDMTMLFVFLIVVGNKPLGNYWHETLGMVLFVLVFLHNYWNRQWYKSLSKGSWGLERKYTAAVDGLLIVSFLAVLVTAPFISRSYSLGFNIHFLEGIHKAGGALMLAAIGLHLGIHWAILKPRFVNGLHLANVSAAGMIIRLVVLAVVLGAIYFILPSGTRPNLNPSGVYIGMLGHLVDVIGIAAVSYFIQMHLRKLGRKAPAKPLR
- a CDS encoding DUF4405 domain-containing protein, translated to MKLRMLVATVMLVMFLAILDYRQIGSSNHEIFGMIFFVIVIFHNYLNRQWYKSLPRGRWNWDRRFTFLIDVILIGSFLAVMITAPLISYKLSLDVNAPLIVHRIHRIGGYVMLVAIGLHLGIHWSALLPRFKKALHLGNTITVSIFLKVLAVALAAAGIYFSFGFHIGNRIFLLPVTGTRMRAPNVPAFALAHLTIAILYAEISYYMQKFIKSRERKPRPVKK
- a CDS encoding DJ-1/PfpI family protein, coding for MKTISIVMFDDFETLDAFGPAEVLSKLDGYEIRSVSLLGGIVTNSQGIMVVTERMLDIEESDILIVPGGMGTRTLVNDDWFLQGLTDLAAKSKWILSVCTGSALLAAAGLLDGRHATTNKNAFEWVRNQGTSVLWEREPRWVRDGNIYTAAGVSAGTDMAVGFIADQLGKEKAEEVCRKIEYHWYDNAAHDTF